A region of Plectropomus leopardus isolate mb chromosome 16, YSFRI_Pleo_2.0, whole genome shotgun sequence DNA encodes the following proteins:
- the ufl1 gene encoding E3 UFM1-protein ligase 1, with the protein MAADWEEIRRLAADFQRAQFADTVQRLSERNCIEIITKLVQDKKLDVVHTLDGKEYITPAQISREIRDELYVHGGRINIVDLQQIINVDWVHVENRASDIAKSDKGVQLVLGQLIDDTYLDRLAEEVNDKLQEAGLISIAELCKNYDLPGDFLTEELSKRLGKLIQGEMDQYNRGVIFTPAFVARHKARIRGLFSAITRPTPVSSMIGAFGFQEHLLYSVLEEFVNTGRLKGSVVGGRQDKAVYIPDIYSKTQNAWVDSFLQQNGYLEFDALVRLGIPDPTSYIKKRFKSNKLLFLKAACVGQALVDQVEASVEEAVNSATWTDIQPILPSCLSIEDVGMLINQAMRNTNVQSSAKVLGDTVVVSEKFISNCLSLFDEAMQQKAQKEVKNNPVFLITEDDLKQASMLTESSAVTSKKEKREAERRKKATEGSGSLKAGGGGNSREIRIRKTKKKGRKDEDSDEETGPSQQNRSKQTAAPFMAQEEIAAVLEERLSDCPEEILSELAEHLVRPLAKAYQEVLRTVFMSSTSSPSKANKKQSMKELQEEITNLYNNIRLFEKGTKFFSDETQVHISKHLLKTLCTDVTNILVNFLAADLMMSVENPSTITNEVRVKILGKLSEETRGPLMKLHNCLNGKTIEDFVTNIETCAEVCGFMLKKGDKKKERQALFLHRQALTEQLKETEDPALILHLTSVLLFQANTQCMLHAPGRCVPQIIGTLTGRIPAEQQQLLAAYQGLVVKQLVSQSQSRKQEEAEGEPDKADEQDEEARSIRTQLRDLTPQVKDLVLSQRKTSVSED; encoded by the exons ATGGCGGCTGACTGGGAAGAAATCCGCCGGCTTGCTGCAGACTTTCAGAGAGCGCAGTTTGCTGACACGGTGCAGAG GTTGTCGGAGAGGAACTGCATTGAAATTATCACAAAACTGGTCCAAGACAAGAAGCTGGATGTGGTGCACACACTCGATGGAAAGGAGTACATCACCCCTGCACAGATCAGCAGGGAGATCCGAGATGAACTCTACGTCCATGGAG GACGAATCAACATTGTGGACCTCCAGCAG ATTATCAATGTGGATTGGGTCCATGTGGAAAACAGAGCAAGTGACATTGCAAAATCTGATAAGGGGGTACAGCTCGTACTGGGACAACTTATTGACGA CACGTACCTGGACCGTTTGGCTGAGGAGGTGAATGACAAACTGCAGGAGGCTGGTTTGATCAGTATTGCAGAACTTTGTAAAAACTACGACCTCCCAGGAGATTTCTTAACTGAG GAGCTGTCAAAGCGTCTTGGGAAGCTCATCCAGGGAGAAATGGACCAGTACAACAGGGGGGTCATATTTACTCCAGCTTTTGTTGCTCGTCACAAAGCCAGAATACGAGGTCTTTTCAGCGCCATCACAAG GCCGACACCTGTGAGCAGCATGATTGGAGCGTTTGGGTTTCAGGAGCATCTTCTGTACT CTGTCCTGGAGGAGTTTGTGAACACTGGACGCCTGAAAGGAAGCGTGGTTGGAGGTCGGCAGGACAAAGCTGTGTACATCCCTGATATCTACTCCAAAACTCAGAATGCCTGGGTCGACTCCTTCCTCCAGCAGAACGGATATCTAG AGTTTGATGCGTTGGTCAGACTGGGGATCCCCGACCCCACCAGCTACATCAAGAAGCGCTTCAAGTCCAACAAGCTGCTGTTCCTCAAAGCAGCCTGTGTGGGTCAGGCTCTGGTCGACCAGGTGGAGGCCTCTGTGGAGGAAGCTGTCAACTCCGCCACGTGGACTGACATACAG CCGATTTTGCCGAGCTGCCTGTCGATAGAGGACGTTGGGATGTTGATCAACCAGGCAATGAGGAACACGAATGTACAGTCCTCTGCTAAAGTGCTTGGAGACACAGTCGTCGTCAGTGAGAAGTTCATCAGCAACTGCCTGTCTTTGTTTGACGAAGCCATGCAGCAAAAAGCTCAGAAG GAAGTCAAGAACAATCCAGTGTTTCTGATCACTGAAGATGATTTGAAGCAGGCGTCCATGCTGACAGAGAGCTCAGCAGTTACTTCTAAAAAGGAAAAACGAGAAGCAGAAAGAAGGAAGAAAGCCACAG AGGGAAGTGGCAGCTTGAAAGCAGGTGGAGGAGGCAACTCCAGAGAGATCCGGATCCGTAAAACCAAGAAGAAAGGGAGGAAAGACGAGGACAGCGACGAGGAGACCGGACCTTCACAGCAAA ATCGCAGTAAACAGACTGCAGCCCCCTTTATGGCCCAGGAGGAGATCGCAGCAGTTTTAGAGGAGAGGCTGAGCGACTGCCCCGAAGAAATCCTCTCCGAGCTGGCAGAGCATTTAGTAAG GCCTCTCGCTAAAGCCTATCAGGAGGTGCTGCGGACGGTGTTCATGTCCTCCACCAGCTCTCCGTCCAAAGCCAACAAGAAGCAGAGCAtgaaggagctgcaggaggagatcACCAACCTCTACAACAACATCCGACTCTTTGAGAAAGGCACCAAGTTCTTCTCCG ATGAAACTCAGGTCCACATTTCCAAGCACCTCCTGAAGACCCTGTGCACGGACGTCACGAACATCCTGGTGAACTTCCTGGCGGCCGACCTGATGATGTCCGTGGAGAATCCCAGCACCATCACCAACGAG GTCAGAGTGAAGATTCTGGGCAAACTGTCAGAGGAGACCAGAGGACCTCTCATGAAGCTGCACAACTGCCTCAACGGCAAA ACTATTGAAGACTTTGTGACCAACATAGAGACCTGTGCAGAGGTGTGTGGCTTCATGCTCAAGAAGggagacaagaaaaaagagag ACAGGCGCTGTTTCTGCACCGTCAGGCTCTCACGGAGCAGCTGAAGGAGACGGAGGATCCAGCTCTGATTCTCCACCTGACCAGTGTGCTGCTGTTTCAGGCCAACACCCAGTGCATGCTGCACGCTCCCGGACGCTGCGTGCCTCAGATCATCGGCACCCTCACTGGACGAATACCTGCG gagcagcagcagctgctggctgcCTACCAGGGCCTGGTGGTGAAGCAGCTGGTGAGCCAGAGTCAGAGCAGGAagcaggaggaggcggagggCGAGCCCGACAAGGCAGACGAGCAGGACGAGGAGGCCAGGAGCATCCGCACGCAGCTTAGGGACCTGACGCCACAAGTTAAGGATCTGGTGCTGTCCCAGAGGAAGACATCTGTCTCAGAGGACTGA